A window of Gloeocapsopsis sp. IPPAS B-1203 contains these coding sequences:
- a CDS encoding glycosyltransferase family 2 protein, giving the protein MPKYSLVVPIFNEEKTIPALYQRLCIVMERLDGEVELILVNDGSRDRSLQLLRELNYQDPRVCYLSLARNFGHQIAVTAGLNFVRGQVAIVLDGDLQDPPELIPDMIEKWRQGYQVVYAQRTQRRQENWFKRFTAYFFYRLLKRLADVDIPTDTGDFCLLDRQVVDVLNAMPERNRYIRGLRSWVGFPQTAIQFERDPRFAGEVKYTFAKSLALAVNGLVSFSKVPLRLSTYVGLLAAIVAILMALLVLYWRLFVPSSRLEGFAIILVAIFFIGAVQLVSIGILGEYVGRIYEEVKGRPLYTLAEVGGLNNEIATSYNHTQPQSRTTKISNLASEERRTSKDL; this is encoded by the coding sequence TTGCCTAAGTATTCATTAGTTGTTCCCATTTTCAATGAAGAAAAAACGATTCCGGCGCTGTATCAACGCCTGTGTATTGTAATGGAACGACTAGACGGAGAAGTAGAATTAATTTTAGTGAATGACGGTAGTCGCGATCGCTCGTTACAACTACTGCGCGAACTAAATTATCAAGACCCCCGCGTTTGTTATCTAAGCTTAGCCCGTAACTTTGGTCATCAAATTGCTGTAACAGCAGGTTTAAACTTTGTGCGGGGTCAAGTTGCGATTGTGCTAGATGGCGATTTGCAAGATCCTCCAGAACTGATCCCCGATATGATTGAAAAGTGGCGACAAGGATATCAAGTTGTTTACGCCCAACGCACGCAACGCCGTCAAGAGAATTGGTTTAAGCGGTTTACAGCTTATTTTTTTTATCGTCTACTCAAGCGCTTAGCCGATGTGGATATTCCCACAGACACGGGCGATTTTTGTTTGCTGGATCGCCAGGTGGTGGATGTACTCAATGCAATGCCTGAACGAAATCGCTACATTCGCGGGCTGCGATCTTGGGTAGGTTTTCCTCAAACTGCAATTCAATTTGAACGCGATCCGCGTTTTGCCGGAGAAGTTAAATATACATTCGCAAAATCTTTAGCGTTAGCTGTCAACGGCTTAGTATCCTTTTCTAAAGTGCCATTGCGATTGTCTACTTATGTAGGATTACTTGCTGCGATCGTCGCAATTTTGATGGCGCTTTTGGTACTCTATTGGCGACTTTTTGTCCCAAGTTCGCGTCTAGAAGGTTTTGCGATTATTTTAGTTGCAATCTTTTTTATCGGTGCTGTTCAACTTGTCAGTATTGGAATTTTAGGCGAGTATGTTGGACGTATTTACGAAGAAGTTAAAGGAAGACCACTGTATACTTTGGCAGAAGTCGGCGGATTGAACAACGAAATCGCAACTTCTTACAATCACACACAACCCCAATCACGTACTACTAAAATCTCAAACTTGGCATCAGAGGAAAGAAGAACATCTAAAGATTTATAG
- a CDS encoding pentapeptide repeat-containing protein: MVLLPQRLLQFTDWFSPKQNVILFDTPTAANEIAFMLGGEWDGCNGIVMNKCDEVAVNTAASLIQAQWCYSGAEVTYLTRLTANELLRRYQAGEKNFTNANLRGVTITSNTLVAINLSWAKLSGSNLWQTNLSYADLTAADFTNADLGLTNLSKTTLSMCNLTRVNLSQANLKESNLYRACLKDADLTQADLTGANLTLADLTGANLSQAKLTLANLEGAKVVETELAKAELL, from the coding sequence ATGGTACTACTTCCACAACGCTTACTTCAATTTACTGATTGGTTCTCACCAAAGCAAAACGTTATCTTATTCGACACACCAACTGCAGCTAATGAAATTGCTTTTATGTTGGGCGGCGAGTGGGATGGATGCAACGGTATCGTCATGAATAAATGTGATGAGGTTGCTGTCAATACTGCTGCTAGCTTAATCCAAGCACAATGGTGCTATTCTGGAGCAGAAGTAACTTATCTCACTCGATTGACTGCTAACGAGTTGCTACGACGCTATCAAGCCGGTGAAAAAAACTTTACTAATGCGAACTTAAGGGGTGTAACCATCACTTCTAACACATTGGTTGCAATCAATCTAAGTTGGGCAAAGTTGAGCGGTTCTAACCTTTGGCAAACCAACCTGAGCTATGCTGATTTAACTGCAGCAGATTTCACAAATGCTGATTTAGGTTTGACAAACTTGAGTAAAACAACTTTGTCAATGTGCAACTTAACAAGAGTAAACCTATCGCAAGCAAATCTCAAAGAGTCTAATTTATATCGTGCTTGCCTGAAAGATGCTGACCTCACACAAGCAGATCTTACAGGCGCAAATTTAACTTTAGCAGATCTTACAGGTGCAAACTTGAGTCAAGCTAAGCTAACTCTTGCAAATTTGGAAGGTGCTAAGGTTGTTGAAACTGAACTAGCAAAAGCTGAATTGTTGTGA
- a CDS encoding LOG family protein — translation MTSSSHFPSLDSLQSDLTDLIEKLPNLKHRQLIQYALATIVNLANSDIERLDWKILSASLADMEQGFKVFYPYRHVRKVTIFGSARTSPETPEYRMASDFARCVTQLGFMVMTGGGGGIMQAGNEGAGQENSFGLNIQLPFEQEANPIIEGDPKLIHFKYFFTRKLFLLRESDAIALFPGGFGTQDEAFECMTLSQTGKFGPVPVVLIDRPGGDYWRAWSEYIDRHLRQQGLISPEDDSLYTITDNLEVACSAITRFYQVYHSSRYVGDKLVIRLKTDITNADVDLLNDNFHDILVKGKIEKSQALPQEAQDETAELPRLVLYFNQRDLGRLYQMIATINQMGTPSPTEAHPERK, via the coding sequence ATGACCTCATCTTCTCATTTTCCATCATTAGATTCTCTCCAATCAGACCTAACTGATTTAATTGAAAAACTGCCGAACTTGAAACATCGGCAACTCATTCAATATGCACTTGCTACCATAGTCAATCTGGCAAATAGTGATATCGAGCGCCTAGATTGGAAGATCTTGTCAGCATCATTAGCTGATATGGAACAAGGCTTCAAGGTCTTTTATCCGTATCGACACGTACGCAAAGTCACCATTTTTGGCTCAGCACGTACATCTCCAGAAACTCCAGAATACCGCATGGCATCTGACTTTGCGCGATGTGTCACTCAGCTTGGCTTTATGGTAATGACCGGAGGCGGTGGGGGAATTATGCAGGCGGGCAATGAAGGTGCTGGACAAGAAAATTCGTTTGGGTTAAATATTCAATTACCATTTGAGCAAGAGGCAAACCCCATTATCGAAGGCGATCCTAAACTGATTCATTTCAAATATTTCTTCACGCGTAAACTGTTTCTCTTGCGTGAAAGTGATGCGATCGCTTTGTTTCCTGGTGGGTTTGGTACGCAAGACGAAGCTTTTGAGTGCATGACACTTAGTCAAACAGGTAAGTTTGGTCCTGTACCAGTTGTTCTGATAGATCGTCCTGGAGGAGATTACTGGCGGGCTTGGAGTGAATATATTGATCGTCATCTACGGCAACAAGGATTAATTAGTCCAGAAGACGATAGCCTTTACACAATTACCGATAACCTTGAAGTAGCCTGCAGTGCGATTACTCGTTTTTATCAGGTTTATCACTCTAGCCGCTACGTGGGTGACAAACTTGTCATTCGGTTGAAGACAGACATTACTAATGCAGATGTCGATCTACTCAATGATAATTTTCACGATATCCTCGTTAAGGGAAAAATTGAAAAAAGCCAAGCTTTACCTCAAGAGGCTCAAGACGAAACAGCTGAACTACCCCGCCTTGTATTGTATTTTAACCAGCGGGATTTAGGACGTCTCTACCAAATGATTGCAACTATTAATCAAATGGGTACTCCTTCACCTACAGAAGCTCACCCAGAGCGGAAGTGA
- a CDS encoding DUF5049 domain-containing protein: MTSVKNERPHSLMPTLLEIRDSGNCGMLEFSCVVDELKATGYEEVAAWLESHEASYRQIITQEFSQWLKEHFPDEPESIAQDAAAATGLEMPEDSFS; encoded by the coding sequence ATGACATCAGTTAAAAACGAGCGTCCTCATAGTTTAATGCCAACACTATTAGAAATTCGAGATAGTGGTAATTGCGGTATGCTGGAGTTTTCTTGTGTAGTTGATGAGCTGAAAGCTACGGGTTATGAGGAAGTAGCAGCTTGGCTAGAAAGTCATGAAGCAAGTTATAGGCAGATAATTACGCAAGAATTTTCTCAATGGCTCAAAGAACACTTCCCTGACGAACCAGAATCAATAGCTCAAGATGCAGCTGCAGCAACTGGATTAGAAATGCCAGAAGACTCGTTTAGTTGA
- a CDS encoding universal stress protein has translation MNIKPMLARLQSATETNVIERMMLLAPDASQIQETTKSVDLVVGYNSSPNSQTALDLTLWIAHQTRLATQKQVTVHVVYVLEEHTQHRHCPISPSFDLSRLYSESISRELAHVANRGSRSNATQHSEMLLLQPRIASPDLFEQADLILWQAKSLAAEWRGSLVAHLRFGNVASELKAVVESENASLLFLGCNSANHLIVQQLGSNFPCAVLGIDFATGKVLAGVH, from the coding sequence ATGAACATCAAGCCAATGTTAGCGCGCCTACAAAGCGCAACAGAAACGAATGTCATAGAAAGAATGATGCTGCTAGCACCAGATGCATCGCAAATTCAGGAAACCACTAAGTCGGTTGACTTGGTTGTGGGTTATAACAGTTCTCCAAATAGTCAAACAGCACTGGATCTAACCTTGTGGATTGCTCATCAAACTCGCCTAGCAACTCAAAAGCAAGTTACTGTTCACGTAGTGTATGTTCTAGAAGAACACACTCAGCATCGCCATTGCCCAATTTCTCCTAGTTTTGATCTAAGCAGGTTATATAGTGAGAGTATTTCGCGAGAATTAGCTCACGTAGCCAACAGAGGTTCTCGGTCGAATGCGACACAACATTCAGAAATGCTACTATTACAGCCACGCATCGCATCACCAGATTTATTTGAACAAGCTGACTTAATTTTATGGCAAGCCAAGAGCCTTGCAGCAGAATGGCGGGGTTCTCTTGTTGCTCATCTGCGGTTTGGTAACGTTGCTTCAGAACTCAAAGCAGTTGTAGAGTCAGAAAATGCATCTTTGCTGTTTTTAGGTTGCAACTCAGCAAATCATTTAATCGTTCAGCAACTTGGTTCTAATTTTCCGTGTGCTGTACTAGGTATAGACTTTGCTACAGGAAAAGTACTTGCTGGTGTTCACTAA
- a CDS encoding DUF1350 family protein, with product MEWKEIAGNWVLVPRHPVGIIHFLGGAFVATAPQLTYRWLLEQLGQEYAIIATPFVNTLDHVAIAETVLTNFENAIAELHDRALLRRRYLPTYGVGHSMGCKLHLLIGSLFNVERAGNIFMSFNNYAARDAIPLVQQFTPTFTVEFTPSPVETTNLVRDRYRVRRNLLIQFTNDTIDQSTALNQLLQQRFPDMVTLQTLPGSHTTPLGQDVRWQTGTNFTPFDAMGQWFKQEIYRDLNQLKRTIVLWLNPFSHVSNLSNR from the coding sequence ATGGAATGGAAGGAAATCGCTGGTAACTGGGTTTTAGTTCCCCGCCATCCTGTGGGAATCATACATTTTCTCGGAGGAGCTTTTGTTGCGACAGCACCACAATTAACGTACCGTTGGTTGTTAGAACAACTAGGGCAAGAATATGCCATTATTGCTACTCCGTTTGTTAATACTTTAGATCATGTCGCAATCGCCGAGACTGTTTTGACCAACTTTGAAAATGCGATCGCTGAATTACACGATCGCGCATTGCTACGGCGGCGTTATCTGCCAACCTATGGCGTAGGACACAGTATGGGTTGTAAACTACATTTACTCATTGGTAGTTTATTTAATGTAGAACGTGCAGGGAATATTTTTATGTCTTTTAACAACTATGCTGCACGCGATGCCATTCCCTTAGTACAACAGTTTACTCCTACGTTTACGGTAGAATTTACACCTTCTCCTGTGGAGACAACTAACTTAGTTCGCGATCGCTATCGTGTTCGTCGCAATTTGCTGATTCAGTTTACTAATGACACAATTGACCAATCGACTGCTTTAAATCAGCTGTTACAACAGCGCTTTCCTGATATGGTTACTTTACAAACATTGCCAGGAAGTCATACAACACCTTTAGGTCAAGATGTGAGGTGGCAAACTGGAACAAACTTTACACCATTTGATGCGATGGGACAGTGGTTTAAGCAGGAAATCTATCGCGATTTAAATCAACTAAAACGCACTATTGTGTTGTGGCTCAATCCTTTTTCCCATGTCTCTAATCTTAGTAATCGATGA
- a CDS encoding glutathione S-transferase, with amino-acid sequence MLVVHHLNNSRSQRILWLLEELGLNYEIKCYERDPKTMLAPESLRQVHPLGKSPVITDDALTLAESGAIIEYLIKQYGKERFAPPPGTPERLRYTYWLHYAEGSAMPPLLLKLVFDRIEKQPLPFFVRPIARLIASRTKSSFIEPQITQHLNYLEAELGNSLWFAGEEFTAADIQMSFPIEVAVARAGLEDTTHPKLISFLDRIHARPAYQHALKRGGTYKLLS; translated from the coding sequence ATGCTCGTCGTTCACCACCTAAACAACTCCCGCTCACAACGTATACTGTGGTTGCTAGAGGAACTCGGACTAAATTATGAAATAAAGTGCTATGAACGCGACCCAAAAACAATGCTTGCGCCAGAGTCACTACGCCAAGTGCATCCTTTGGGTAAGTCTCCAGTTATTACCGATGACGCGCTAACGCTGGCAGAATCTGGGGCTATTATTGAGTACCTAATTAAGCAATATGGTAAGGAACGGTTTGCGCCTCCACCAGGTACACCAGAAAGGTTACGGTATACTTATTGGTTACATTATGCTGAAGGCTCAGCAATGCCGCCACTATTGTTAAAGTTAGTGTTTGATCGCATTGAAAAGCAGCCATTGCCTTTTTTTGTCCGTCCGATCGCACGACTAATTGCAAGTCGAACTAAAAGTTCTTTTATTGAACCTCAAATTACACAACATCTTAATTATCTAGAAGCAGAACTTGGAAACAGCTTGTGGTTTGCGGGTGAGGAATTTACTGCAGCTGATATTCAGATGAGCTTTCCTATCGAAGTGGCGGTCGCACGAGCAGGCTTAGAAGATACAACTCATCCAAAGTTGATTAGCTTCCTAGATCGTATTCATGCACGTCCAGCATACCAACATGCTCTAAAGCGAGGCGGTACTTACAAGCTTCTCAGTTAG
- a CDS encoding SpoIIE family protein phosphatase has product MSLILVIDDDPTVQIVLSRALENQGHQVVVTNNGEDGVTLARQLYPGLVICDWMIQQTCGLDVCRKIKAEPISLVFFIFLTDLDSVADCVQALNAGADDFITKPIDQNELTARVRAGLRLHQMSRDLQKQKQLLEAELGEAADYVRSLLPPQLKEPLTINSRFIPSQRLGGDCFDYYWLDPDYLAIYLLDTAGHGLGATLPSISVLNMLRSRALDGINYYQPTDVLRALNNTFQMTTQNSKYFTIWYGVYNRVNRQLIYANAGHPPAVLFSETPALQITKLDTPSIPIGMFPDTNYKDKFFQIPESSTLYIFSDGVYELHLADGSIWQLDHFIDLLSADHAAGNCDLDNILSQLSQINSQDSFEDDLSILQIRFDN; this is encoded by the coding sequence ATGTCTCTAATCTTAGTAATCGATGATGACCCGACAGTACAGATCGTGCTTTCAAGGGCACTAGAAAATCAAGGCCATCAAGTTGTTGTCACTAATAATGGTGAAGATGGAGTTACATTAGCACGCCAGTTGTATCCTGGTTTAGTTATTTGCGATTGGATGATTCAGCAAACCTGTGGGCTAGATGTTTGTCGCAAAATTAAAGCTGAACCGATATCGCTAGTATTTTTTATTTTTCTGACAGATTTAGATTCTGTAGCTGATTGCGTTCAAGCGCTTAATGCTGGTGCAGATGATTTTATTACCAAGCCAATTGACCAAAATGAACTTACCGCGCGGGTACGTGCTGGATTACGCTTGCACCAAATGAGTCGGGATTTACAAAAACAAAAGCAATTGCTAGAAGCAGAATTAGGTGAAGCCGCAGATTATGTGCGATCGCTACTTCCCCCACAACTCAAAGAACCACTGACTATTAATTCTCGATTTATTCCTTCCCAAAGACTGGGTGGAGATTGCTTCGATTACTACTGGCTAGATCCTGACTATTTAGCTATTTATCTACTTGATACTGCTGGACACGGACTCGGAGCTACACTTCCTTCCATTTCAGTACTCAATATGTTACGTTCTCGCGCTCTCGATGGCATTAATTATTATCAACCGACTGATGTCCTGAGAGCCTTAAACAATACTTTTCAAATGACCACTCAAAACTCTAAGTACTTTACGATTTGGTATGGAGTTTACAACCGAGTGAATCGTCAACTTATTTATGCTAATGCTGGACATCCACCTGCTGTTTTATTCTCAGAAACACCTGCGTTGCAAATAACGAAACTCGATACTCCAAGTATTCCTATTGGTATGTTTCCTGATACCAACTACAAAGATAAGTTTTTTCAGATCCCTGAGTCGAGTACGCTTTATATTTTTAGCGATGGAGTATATGAGCTGCATTTGGCTGACGGTTCAATTTGGCAGCTCGATCATTTTATTGATTTACTCAGCGCTGATCATGCCGCAGGTAATTGTGATTTAGACAACATTTTATCTCAGTTAAGCCAGATAAATTCTCAAGATAGCTTTGAGGATGATTTATCGATTCTTCAAATTAGATTTGACAATTAA
- a CDS encoding pentapeptide repeat-containing protein has product MPLEPDSPPPNPTSGVESQPEVLSDRTQNTELAPKGSLSQQALAALASMQSPQHQATIDRLTRAQQGNHIPDLQATGMTLIAIAIIIFGLALGNELLAWFGVVLTLLLSIAMLLPWLKAVIQELFSAQERSLFVAIVGVVVALIGIVELTGINRRLLFWGSQLNWEAFGTLAEWIGALGQILIAVLAVFVAWRQYVISKDLTIQQNLLTVQQNLITQQQTIDSYFQGISDLVLDDEGLLEDWPQERALAEGRTAAILSSVDRDGKAKILRFLSSSRLLTPLKRDSRLGRAILNGDGGYAEDRVFGVRVIDLGVMLAGADLSGTDLRWTDLSEANLIRVNLSHCDLVRANFARTILAEAKFISADLKGTLLFYGSAATASPRSRTEPPNYRTGEYTGAVIENADFTNAQRMSESTRYYCCAWGGEKTRATIPGGCNGIPNKLEK; this is encoded by the coding sequence ATGCCGCTTGAACCCGATTCTCCCCCACCCAATCCTACTTCAGGTGTTGAGTCACAGCCAGAGGTGTTGTCCGATCGCACTCAAAACACTGAACTTGCTCCGAAAGGATCGCTATCGCAACAGGCTTTAGCCGCCCTCGCTTCAATGCAATCACCGCAGCACCAAGCTACTATAGACCGTCTGACGAGAGCACAACAGGGAAATCACATTCCCGACTTGCAGGCAACTGGAATGACTCTGATTGCGATCGCCATCATTATTTTTGGCTTAGCGTTGGGTAATGAGTTACTGGCTTGGTTTGGAGTTGTGCTGACACTTCTCCTATCAATAGCAATGCTACTCCCGTGGTTGAAAGCTGTCATCCAAGAATTGTTTTCTGCGCAAGAGCGATCGCTATTTGTGGCTATAGTAGGGGTTGTTGTTGCTTTGATCGGCATCGTAGAACTTACAGGTATCAATCGCCGCCTGCTATTTTGGGGTAGTCAGCTTAACTGGGAAGCTTTCGGTACGCTTGCTGAGTGGATTGGTGCTTTAGGGCAAATCTTAATTGCCGTGCTTGCAGTTTTTGTTGCTTGGCGACAGTACGTTATTTCTAAAGACCTAACAATTCAACAAAATTTGCTGACAGTGCAGCAAAACTTAATTACGCAACAACAAACAATTGACAGCTATTTTCAAGGAATTTCTGATCTTGTCTTGGATGACGAAGGATTGCTAGAAGATTGGCCTCAAGAACGAGCATTAGCTGAAGGACGGACAGCAGCAATTTTGAGTAGTGTCGATCGCGATGGTAAAGCTAAAATTTTACGATTTCTCTCTAGCTCTAGGTTACTAACACCACTTAAGCGCGACTCTCGCTTGGGAAGAGCGATTCTAAATGGTGACGGTGGCTATGCTGAAGATCGTGTTTTTGGAGTGCGCGTCATCGACTTAGGAGTCATGCTGGCGGGCGCGGATCTATCGGGTACTGATTTACGTTGGACAGACTTGAGCGAAGCAAATCTCATTCGCGTCAACCTTAGTCATTGTGACTTAGTACGAGCCAACTTCGCCCGCACGATTTTAGCAGAAGCTAAGTTCATTAGTGCAGATTTAAAGGGAACGCTCTTATTCTACGGCTCAGCCGCAACTGCTAGTCCTCGTAGCCGTACTGAACCACCAAACTATAGAACAGGAGAATATACTGGCGCTGTGATTGAAAATGCTGACTTTACAAACGCGCAGCGGATGTCTGAATCAACACGTTACTATTGCTGTGCTTGGGGTGGTGAAAAAACAAGAGCAACTATTCCTGGGGGTTGTAACGGAATTCCTAATAAGTTAGAGAAATAG
- a CDS encoding GuaB3 family IMP dehydrogenase-related protein — MDIQIGRGKMARRAYGIDEIALVPGQRTLDPSLADTHWQIGSIKREIPIIASAMDGVVDVRMAVLLSELGALGVLNLEGIQTRYADPNPILDKIAAVGAHEFVPLMQELYAEPVKPELIEQRIQEIKRQGGIAAVSATPAGASKYGETVAKAGADLFFVQATVVSTAHLSPESMANLDLAEFCRQMPMPVVLGNCVTYEVTLNLMKAGAAGVLVGIGPGAACTSRGVLGVGIPQATAIADCAAARDDYYQETGNYVPVIADGGLITGGDICKCIACGADGVMIGSPFARCAEAPGRGFHWGMATPSPVLPRGTRIRVGTTGSLEQILRGPAQLDDGTHNFLGALKTSMGTLGAKDLKEMQQVEVVIAPSLLTEGKVYQKAQQLGMGK, encoded by the coding sequence GTGGATATTCAGATTGGGCGTGGGAAGATGGCTCGCCGAGCCTACGGAATTGATGAAATTGCGCTCGTTCCTGGACAGCGCACGCTAGACCCAAGTTTAGCAGATACGCATTGGCAAATCGGCAGTATTAAGCGCGAGATTCCGATTATTGCCAGCGCTATGGATGGAGTTGTTGATGTCCGTATGGCAGTGCTTTTATCAGAATTGGGTGCATTGGGTGTGTTGAATTTGGAGGGTATCCAAACTCGTTATGCTGATCCAAATCCTATTTTAGACAAAATTGCTGCAGTGGGTGCGCATGAATTTGTCCCATTGATGCAAGAACTCTATGCTGAGCCTGTTAAGCCGGAACTCATTGAGCAACGCATTCAGGAAATCAAACGGCAAGGGGGTATTGCTGCTGTTAGTGCGACTCCAGCAGGTGCTAGTAAGTATGGTGAAACTGTTGCTAAAGCTGGAGCTGATTTATTTTTTGTCCAAGCAACAGTAGTTTCTACGGCTCATTTATCACCTGAATCAATGGCTAATTTAGATTTAGCTGAATTTTGCCGTCAGATGCCTATGCCAGTCGTATTGGGAAATTGTGTAACTTATGAAGTTACTCTAAATCTCATGAAAGCTGGTGCTGCGGGAGTTTTAGTGGGAATTGGACCTGGTGCTGCTTGTACCTCACGGGGCGTACTTGGTGTAGGGATACCCCAAGCAACTGCGATCGCTGACTGTGCGGCTGCCCGCGATGACTATTATCAAGAAACTGGCAATTATGTTCCAGTTATTGCTGATGGCGGCTTGATTACTGGTGGAGATATTTGTAAGTGTATTGCCTGCGGTGCTGATGGTGTCATGATTGGTTCTCCTTTTGCTCGCTGTGCAGAAGCTCCAGGACGTGGCTTTCATTGGGGTATGGCAACACCTAGCCCTGTATTACCTCGTGGCACTCGCATTCGCGTTGGTACAACTGGTTCGTTAGAACAAATTCTCCGCGGACCAGCACAACTTGATGATGGTACTCATAACTTCTTGGGAGCTTTGAAAACTAGTATGGGCACGCTGGGAGCTAAAGATCTCAAAGAAATGCAGCAGGTAGAAGTTGTCATTGCTCCTTCTTTGCTAACTGAAGGTAAGGTTTACCAAAAAGCACAGCAATTAGGGATGGGCAAGTAA
- the map gene encoding type I methionyl aminopeptidase → MNILSNLLSQPTPAPRQKKQRRGIEIKSAREIDIMRQSAKIVATVLKEISEMVQPGMTTADLDAYAEKRIREMDATPSFKGYHGFPGSICASINNEVVHGIPNSKKVIRTGDVLKVDTGAYHQGFHGDSCVTIAVGEVTPEAAKLIQVAEEALYKGIAQVKAGNYLMDIAGAIQDHVETNGFVIVEDFTGHGVGRNLHEEPSVFNFRTREMPNVKLRAGMTLAIEPILNAGSKLTRTLSDRWTAVTVDNSLSAQFEHTVLVTDSGYEILTDRTKL, encoded by the coding sequence ATGAACATTCTTAGCAATTTACTATCTCAACCGACTCCAGCCCCGCGTCAAAAAAAGCAACGCAGAGGTATCGAAATTAAATCAGCACGCGAAATAGATATTATGCGGCAATCAGCAAAGATTGTTGCCACTGTGCTCAAAGAAATTTCTGAGATGGTACAACCAGGAATGACGACAGCTGATTTAGATGCTTATGCCGAAAAACGCATCCGTGAGATGGACGCCACTCCTAGCTTCAAAGGCTATCACGGCTTTCCTGGTTCAATTTGTGCAAGTATTAACAACGAAGTCGTGCACGGTATCCCCAATTCAAAGAAAGTTATTCGGACTGGGGATGTTTTAAAAGTAGATACAGGCGCTTATCATCAGGGCTTTCATGGTGACTCGTGTGTTACTATTGCTGTTGGCGAAGTCACACCTGAAGCTGCAAAATTAATTCAGGTAGCCGAAGAGGCGCTATACAAAGGTATCGCACAAGTCAAGGCTGGAAACTACCTGATGGATATTGCCGGTGCAATTCAAGACCATGTAGAAACCAACGGTTTTGTTATTGTAGAAGACTTTACAGGTCATGGTGTCGGTCGCAATCTCCATGAAGAACCTTCAGTGTTTAACTTCCGTACCCGAGAAATGCCGAATGTTAAGTTAAGAGCGGGGATGACACTCGCAATCGAGCCAATTTTGAATGCTGGTTCTAAGTTAACTCGAACATTAAGCGATCGCTGGACAGCTGTAACTGTAGATAACTCCCTTTCTGCTCAGTTTGAGCATACTGTGTTAGTAACTGATAGCGGGTATGAAATTCTGACAGATCGAACAAAACTTTAG
- the trxA gene encoding thioredoxin, with protein MSVAAQVTDSTFKEEVLESEVPVLVDFWAPWCGPCRMVAPVVDEIAQQYDGQVKVVKLNTDENPNVASQYGIRSIPTLMIFKGGQRVDMVVGAVPKSTLSNTLEKYL; from the coding sequence ATGTCAGTAGCCGCACAAGTTACAGACTCAACGTTTAAAGAAGAAGTACTCGAGAGTGAAGTTCCTGTTCTAGTGGACTTCTGGGCACCTTGGTGTGGCCCATGCCGGATGGTAGCTCCTGTTGTGGACGAAATTGCGCAGCAATATGATGGTCAGGTGAAAGTTGTAAAACTTAACACAGACGAGAACCCCAACGTTGCAAGTCAGTACGGTATTCGTAGTATTCCAACATTAATGATTTTTAAAGGCGGGCAACGAGTTGATATGGTTGTTGGTGCCGTTCCTAAAAGTACTTTGTCTAATACCTTGGAAAAGTATTTGTAA